One genomic window of Ilyobacter polytropus DSM 2926 includes the following:
- the pelF gene encoding GT4 family glycosyltransferase PelF — protein MAKICLICEGSYPYVVGGVSSWVQDLINLNKEHEFSILCIIPNEEFAVSKYDLPDNVKEVKNITLNPDTPVNGFRMFRNNYMKKEKVKEELFNLMNFRDTSVEKAAKLLESFSRKKYGNPMEVVVSKVFWDPLLRYYSENYSSTNYNVFYWTYRNIFLNLIGILQEKIPKADIYHSVATGYAGVIAAMAGYRGKGKVILTEHGIYPREREEEIVHAQWVDKSFKSIWIDFFYFLSRITYKYSDVVVTLFDYNRDLQIKNGADPSKCLVIPNGIDKSRFGNLDFEKRDTFSIGAVLRVVPIKDVKMMIKGFRVALRKLRNTKLYLIGPIDENPEYYKECVQMVKSLEMEDYVEFTGKVNVADYYKFLDLLLLTSISEGQPLSILEGLSAGIPFIATDVGNCREILTEKTEIGEAGVIIPPTSYVDLADSLVKMYQSRDRLKEMGENGKKIVEKYYSREIFIEGYRKIYRELGDKQWQE, from the coding sequence ATGGCTAAAATATGCTTGATTTGTGAAGGGTCTTATCCCTATGTTGTAGGGGGGGTATCTTCATGGGTACAGGACCTAATAAACTTGAATAAAGAACATGAATTTTCTATACTGTGTATTATTCCAAATGAGGAATTTGCTGTTTCAAAATATGATCTTCCAGACAATGTCAAAGAGGTTAAAAACATAACTTTGAATCCTGATACCCCGGTAAACGGATTCAGGATGTTTAGAAATAACTATATGAAAAAAGAAAAGGTCAAAGAGGAACTTTTTAATCTCATGAACTTCAGAGATACATCTGTTGAAAAGGCCGCAAAACTTCTTGAAAGTTTTTCTAGAAAAAAATACGGAAATCCTATGGAAGTGGTAGTGAGCAAGGTATTTTGGGACCCTCTTTTGAGATATTACAGCGAAAATTACAGCAGTACCAATTACAATGTATTTTACTGGACTTATAGAAATATTTTTTTGAATCTAATCGGAATTCTCCAGGAAAAAATTCCTAAAGCAGATATTTACCACTCTGTTGCCACAGGATACGCTGGAGTTATAGCAGCTATGGCAGGGTATAGGGGAAAAGGAAAAGTAATACTTACTGAGCACGGAATCTATCCAAGAGAGAGAGAAGAAGAGATAGTACACGCCCAGTGGGTGGATAAAAGCTTCAAAAGTATATGGATAGATTTCTTTTACTTTCTTTCTAGAATAACTTATAAATACAGTGATGTTGTAGTCACTTTATTTGATTATAACAGAGATCTCCAAATTAAAAATGGGGCCGACCCGTCAAAATGCTTGGTTATACCAAATGGAATAGATAAAAGTAGGTTCGGTAACCTTGATTTTGAAAAAAGAGATACATTTAGTATAGGGGCTGTTCTGAGAGTTGTTCCTATAAAAGATGTAAAGATGATGATAAAGGGATTCCGTGTGGCTCTGAGGAAACTTCGAAACACTAAACTATACCTGATAGGACCTATAGATGAAAACCCTGAGTATTATAAAGAGTGTGTACAGATGGTTAAAAGTCTAGAAATGGAAGATTATGTAGAATTTACAGGGAAAGTAAATGTGGCTGATTATTACAAGTTTTTAGACCTTTTGCTATTGACTTCTATATCAGAGGGGCAGCCTTTGAGTATATTAGAGGGCCTTTCTGCAGGAATACCATTTATAGCCACAGATGTTGGGAACTGCAGGGAGATACTAACAGAAAAAACAGAAATAGGGGAAGCTGGAGTCATAATTCCTCCTACATCCTATGTCGATCTCGCTGACTCACTTGTAAAAATGTATCAAAGCCGAGACAGGCTAAAAGAGATGGGAGAGAATGGAAAGAAAATCGTAGAAAAATATTAC
- a CDS encoding DUF2194 domain-containing protein gives MKFKYFMLLTFITVLGLQYFRVNALHTHFTLKQEMEFILPESRDGDLNIENPQKHLLLYNEDGVGSREILYNLTKVFEFTKTKYHSEKINGYRGKISDYSSVIIVAEDFAGMRKKVFLEIKKFVRDGGNLIVLERSFKSPFNSMAGILDIDGFTETSGVNFYTSFFPGMETTKPSAKIMSGSSLKLNLSKGAEIIAASDDNTPLIWEISYGKGRVIYSNTSIFEANTTRGLMTQLIAYGNEYFIMPVFNSKIAHIDDFPAPIPLGDNKKIHEEYNMNNINFFKKVWWPDMESIAQREKLRYTTFMIGDYTDITDKEKIVDFTEELKETTGYFGREVFQNGGELGFHGYNHFSLALEGGMDFEDYNYSPWKGVTDMAFSIEKLKELTKNLYGEEVKIFSYVPPSNILTKEGKEALTIAMPELKSISGVFEGVYEPGLLLQEVGRDPDYPQLYSLPRFSSGFHYNEDLMWSIYNTIGAYGCVSHFVHPDDIIDQERGGGKSWEQLKKEYENIFSQINTHFPMLDADVQSDATLKYMQMEDLVIDHEKIKNIIKINFSNYRGPVNTFVRIRGNRIKEIENGEFHLIEKTAKDNLYLVKFYADKSNIILGGEEL, from the coding sequence ATGAAATTTAAATATTTTATGCTGCTTACTTTTATAACTGTGTTAGGACTTCAGTATTTTCGTGTAAATGCACTTCATACCCACTTTACTTTAAAGCAAGAGATGGAATTTATTCTACCTGAAAGCAGAGATGGGGATCTGAATATAGAAAATCCTCAAAAGCACCTTCTACTTTACAATGAAGACGGTGTAGGAAGTAGGGAGATTTTATATAATTTAACTAAAGTTTTTGAATTTACAAAGACTAAATACCATAGTGAAAAGATAAATGGTTATAGAGGGAAAATATCTGATTATTCTAGTGTGATAATTGTAGCAGAAGATTTCGCAGGAATGAGAAAAAAAGTTTTTTTAGAAATAAAAAAATTCGTCCGAGATGGTGGAAACCTTATAGTTTTGGAAAGGTCCTTTAAAAGCCCTTTTAATTCCATGGCAGGGATACTTGACATTGATGGTTTTACAGAGACATCGGGAGTTAATTTTTATACGAGTTTTTTCCCTGGGATGGAAACTACAAAACCCAGTGCGAAGATAATGAGTGGATCATCATTAAAGCTTAATCTTTCTAAAGGTGCAGAGATTATAGCTGCCTCTGATGATAACACCCCTTTGATCTGGGAGATTTCTTACGGAAAGGGAAGAGTAATATATTCTAATACTTCAATATTTGAAGCAAATACGACCAGGGGACTTATGACTCAGCTTATAGCCTATGGAAATGAATATTTTATAATGCCGGTGTTTAACTCCAAGATAGCTCATATCGATGATTTTCCAGCACCGATACCTCTTGGAGATAATAAAAAAATTCACGAAGAATATAATATGAATAATATCAATTTTTTTAAAAAAGTATGGTGGCCTGACATGGAGTCAATAGCCCAGAGAGAAAAACTAAGATATACAACTTTTATGATAGGTGATTATACTGATATTACAGATAAAGAAAAAATTGTAGATTTCACAGAAGAGTTGAAGGAAACAACGGGATATTTTGGAAGGGAAGTTTTTCAAAATGGTGGAGAGCTTGGTTTTCACGGATATAATCACTTTTCATTAGCTTTAGAAGGCGGAATGGATTTTGAGGATTATAATTATTCCCCTTGGAAAGGGGTAACAGACATGGCTTTTTCCATTGAAAAATTAAAAGAACTGACTAAAAACCTCTACGGAGAGGAAGTGAAAATATTTTCTTATGTGCCGCCAAGTAATATTCTAACAAAAGAAGGGAAGGAAGCCCTTACTATTGCTATGCCTGAATTAAAATCAATATCTGGAGTTTTTGAAGGAGTCTATGAACCAGGATTACTTTTGCAGGAAGTTGGAAGGGATCCAGACTATCCTCAGCTTTATAGTCTGCCAAGGTTTTCTTCAGGATTTCACTACAACGAGGATCTAATGTGGAGTATATACAATACAATAGGAGCTTATGGCTGTGTAAGTCATTTTGTACATCCTGATGATATTATAGATCAGGAAAGAGGCGGGGGTAAATCCTGGGAGCAATTGAAAAAAGAGTATGAAAATATATTTTCACAGATAAACACACATTTTCCCATGCTAGATGCAGATGTTCAAAGTGACGCTACTCTTAAGTATATGCAGATGGAAGATTTAGTTATAGATCATGAGAAAATAAAGAATATTATAAAAATTAATTTTAGTAATTATAGAGGTCCTGTAAATACCTTTGTGAGAATAAGAGGCAACAGAATTAAAGAAATTGAAAACGGAGAATTTCACCTAATTGAAAAGACAGCTAAAGACAACCTTTATCTTGTAAAGTTTTATGCTGATAAATCTAATATTATACTTGGAGGTGAAGAGCTATAA
- a CDS encoding endo alpha-1,4 polygalactosaminidase — protein sequence MPILLILMLSVFLTSSGENIDYRKEMINFIGEIRERSDEGKIIIVQNSTELFYKGKKADKKLLSKIDGISRESLFYGEGAYNKKNSSEYIQQPLKELIGIREKNKKILLIEYTDSFWNKKKIKKYIKKYDFIGESFDTYELNSIYKPLSGFNNKSVESLEDAENFLCLLNPEKFKSAESFIKTLENLDYDLLIIDSDHMGKALSRSQVERLKKKKNGARRLVVAYFSIGEAENYRKYWKKQWSKTLPEWIEKENPNWPGNYIVKYWDPAWKKISKDYQKKIDSAGFDGYFLDTVDTYRFFEEKE from the coding sequence ATGCCGATTTTATTAATTCTCATGCTTTCTGTCTTTCTTACCAGTAGCGGAGAAAATATAGACTACAGGAAAGAGATGATAAATTTTATAGGAGAGATAAGGGAGCGCTCTGATGAAGGGAAAATTATCATAGTGCAAAACTCGACTGAATTATTTTACAAGGGAAAAAAAGCAGATAAAAAACTTTTATCAAAAATAGACGGGATATCCCGAGAATCACTTTTTTATGGTGAAGGAGCATATAACAAAAAAAATTCTTCTGAGTACATTCAGCAACCCTTAAAAGAACTCATAGGAATAAGAGAAAAAAACAAAAAGATTCTCTTGATAGAGTACACAGACAGCTTTTGGAACAAGAAAAAAATAAAAAAGTATATAAAGAAATATGACTTTATAGGGGAAAGCTTCGATACATATGAGCTAAATTCAATATATAAACCCTTATCTGGATTCAATAATAAGAGTGTAGAGTCTTTAGAAGATGCAGAAAATTTTTTGTGTCTCTTGAATCCAGAAAAATTTAAAAGTGCTGAAAGTTTTATAAAAACACTTGAAAATCTAGATTATGATCTACTTATAATAGATTCTGACCACATGGGGAAGGCCTTGAGCAGATCTCAGGTAGAAAGGTTGAAAAAGAAGAAAAATGGAGCCAGAAGACTGGTTGTTGCATATTTTAGTATAGGAGAGGCGGAAAATTACAGGAAGTATTGGAAAAAGCAGTGGAGTAAAACTTTGCCTGAATGGATCGAAAAAGAAAACCCCAACTGGCCGGGAAATTATATTGTAAAATACTGGGATCCTGCTTGGAAAAAGATAAGTAAAGATTATCAGAAAAAAATAGATTCTGCAGGTTTTGACGGATATTTTTTGGATACGGTAGACACCTATAGGTTTTTTGAGGAAAAGGAGTAA
- a CDS encoding PTS mannitol transporter subunit IICBA, translating to MSQTEVNNESQSLKVKVQAFGRFLSAMVMPNIGAFIAWGFITALFIPTGWLPNETLSTLVGPMITYLLPLLIGYSGGKIVAGERGGVVGAIATSGVIIGTSIPMFMGAMIAGPIGGYAIKKFDEAIHGKIKSGFEMLINNFSSGLIGMTLALLFFKVIGPVVELLNTALGNAVKALVEMNLLPLTSLIVEPAKILFLNNAINHGVFSPLGIQQSTEVGKSLFFLIEANPGPGLGILVAYMLFGKGMAKESAPGAAIIHFFGGIHEIYFPYVLMQPLLIIAVILGGMTGVFTNVLLNGGLIAPASPGSVFAVLAMTPKGGFIATMTSIILAALVSGFVAMIILKKTATGKDLDEARENMKSMKNKTSVAGSKDLSANISKIVVACDAGMGSSAMGASLLRKKVKNAGLDISVTNLAINNLTEDIDIVITHKDLTSRAEKKVTNPVHMSLDNFMDGKFYDSLVDELKNKVSTSTSDKTEEAPAKEAGDNTILVKDGIVLGLPSISKEEAIKKIGMQMAEMGYVKDTYYEYMLERESKSTTFIGNNVAIPHGTLEGKASVLRTGIVINQYPEGVDFGDGNKAYLLIGIAGKNDEHVDIISNIADAIEEEETVELLSKTKDKEEIYSRFSS from the coding sequence ATGAGTCAGACTGAAGTTAATAACGAAAGTCAAAGTTTGAAAGTTAAGGTTCAGGCATTTGGTAGATTTTTAAGTGCGATGGTTATGCCAAATATAGGGGCGTTTATCGCTTGGGGGTTTATCACGGCATTGTTCATCCCTACAGGATGGCTTCCAAATGAAACCTTGTCAACACTGGTAGGTCCAATGATAACTTACTTACTCCCTTTATTAATAGGATACAGTGGTGGTAAAATCGTTGCAGGAGAGCGTGGAGGAGTGGTAGGAGCTATCGCTACTTCAGGAGTAATTATTGGTACTTCAATACCTATGTTTATGGGTGCTATGATTGCAGGTCCTATAGGAGGATACGCAATCAAGAAATTTGACGAAGCTATACACGGAAAGATAAAATCTGGATTTGAGATGCTTATAAACAACTTCTCATCAGGATTAATAGGTATGACTTTAGCTTTATTATTCTTCAAGGTTATAGGACCTGTTGTTGAGCTGCTTAACACAGCTTTAGGAAATGCAGTTAAAGCACTAGTTGAGATGAACCTTTTACCACTTACATCTCTTATAGTAGAACCTGCAAAGATCCTATTCCTTAATAATGCAATCAATCATGGTGTATTCTCTCCACTAGGAATACAACAGTCAACTGAGGTTGGAAAATCATTATTCTTCTTGATAGAGGCTAACCCTGGTCCTGGACTTGGAATACTAGTTGCCTATATGCTGTTTGGTAAGGGAATGGCTAAAGAATCTGCACCTGGTGCCGCTATAATACATTTCTTCGGTGGAATACATGAAATTTATTTCCCGTATGTACTTATGCAGCCATTATTGATAATAGCTGTAATCCTTGGTGGAATGACAGGAGTATTTACAAACGTATTGTTAAATGGTGGTCTTATAGCTCCAGCATCACCTGGAAGTGTCTTTGCAGTATTAGCTATGACTCCTAAAGGTGGATTTATTGCAACAATGACTTCAATCATTCTTGCAGCATTGGTTTCAGGTTTCGTAGCTATGATTATTCTCAAGAAAACTGCCACTGGAAAAGATCTTGATGAAGCTAGAGAAAATATGAAATCTATGAAAAACAAGACAAGTGTAGCAGGATCAAAAGATTTATCTGCAAATATCTCTAAAATAGTAGTTGCTTGTGATGCCGGTATGGGATCTAGTGCAATGGGTGCAAGTCTTCTAAGAAAGAAAGTAAAAAATGCAGGACTTGATATCAGCGTTACAAATCTGGCTATAAACAACCTTACTGAGGATATCGATATAGTTATAACTCATAAAGATCTTACTTCAAGAGCTGAAAAGAAAGTTACAAATCCTGTGCATATGTCTCTAGACAACTTTATGGACGGTAAATTCTACGACTCTTTAGTAGATGAACTCAAAAATAAAGTCAGTACAAGCACAAGTGATAAAACTGAAGAAGCCCCAGCTAAAGAGGCAGGAGATAACACTATCCTTGTAAAAGACGGAATCGTATTAGGACTTCCTTCTATCTCTAAAGAAGAGGCTATCAAAAAAATAGGTATGCAAATGGCTGAAATGGGTTATGTAAAAGATACTTATTATGAATATATGCTTGAAAGAGAAAGTAAATCTACAACATTTATAGGAAACAATGTAGCTATCCCTCACGGAACTCTAGAAGGAAAAGCAAGTGTTTTAAGAACTGGTATTGTTATCAATCAGTATCCTGAAGGTGTTGATTTCGGAGACGGTAACAAGGCATATCTACTAATAGGAATAGCTGGTAAAAATGATGAACATGTAGATATTATCTCTAATATCGCAGATGCAATTGAAGAGGAAGAAACAGTAGAACTTCTGTCTAAAACAAAAGACAAAGAAGAAATTTATAGCAGATTTTCATCATAA
- a CDS encoding mannitol-1-phosphate 5-dehydrogenase has protein sequence MKIAIQFGAGNIGRGFIGKLLSQSGYSVYFVDVNEKIIDELKAKKQYTVEVVGEAKEDILVTNVDGMMSTSPEVLDLISKAKIITTAVGPNVLKIIAKTIAKGIEKRIQDGNKENLNIIACENMINGSTFLKEEVEKHISSEALTAMAPLVGFPNSAVDRIVPPMEGSDDVLRVRVEQFKEWIVEETLFKGEIPKIEGMQLTDNLMAFVERKLFTLNTGHAITAYLGVLKGYETVKESIEDEEIANTVKEAMKESGEVLINRYDFDREKHYLYIDKILNRFKNPYLKDEVSRVGREPLRKLSYNDRLIKPLRGTIEYNTKNDSLIKGIAAALKYRNSADEQALKLEERLSSDDLKTAIEDITSLSNKAVIEKIIDAYKA, from the coding sequence ATGAAAATAGCAATTCAATTTGGTGCGGGGAACATCGGACGTGGATTTATAGGTAAACTTTTATCTCAATCAGGATACAGTGTGTACTTTGTAGATGTAAACGAAAAAATTATTGACGAGCTTAAAGCTAAAAAGCAGTACACAGTAGAAGTAGTAGGAGAGGCCAAGGAAGATATCCTTGTAACAAATGTAGATGGTATGATGTCAACTAGTCCAGAAGTTCTAGACCTGATATCTAAAGCAAAAATAATAACTACAGCAGTTGGACCAAATGTTCTTAAAATAATTGCAAAAACAATAGCAAAGGGAATCGAAAAAAGAATCCAAGATGGAAATAAAGAGAACTTAAACATAATTGCCTGCGAAAATATGATCAACGGTTCTACTTTCCTAAAAGAGGAAGTTGAAAAACATATATCTTCAGAGGCACTAACTGCAATGGCACCACTTGTTGGATTCCCAAATTCAGCAGTTGACAGAATTGTTCCTCCTATGGAAGGATCTGACGACGTACTAAGAGTACGTGTGGAACAGTTCAAGGAGTGGATAGTAGAAGAAACTTTATTTAAGGGAGAAATACCTAAGATAGAGGGAATGCAGCTTACTGACAACCTTATGGCTTTCGTTGAAAGAAAGCTTTTCACTCTTAACACAGGACACGCTATAACTGCATATTTAGGAGTACTAAAGGGTTATGAGACTGTAAAAGAGAGTATAGAGGATGAAGAGATTGCAAACACTGTAAAAGAGGCTATGAAAGAAAGTGGAGAGGTTCTTATAAACAGATACGATTTTGACAGAGAAAAACACTATCTTTACATCGATAAGATACTAAATAGATTTAAAAATCCTTATCTGAAAGATGAAGTTAGCAGAGTCGGAAGAGAGCCTTTAAGAAAGCTTAGCTATAACGACAGACTTATAAAACCTTTAAGAGGTACTATAGAGTACAATACAAAAAATGATAGTCTGATAAAAGGTATCGCAGCAGCTTTAAAATACAGAAATTCTGCAGATGAACAAGCTCTTAAATTAGAAGAAAGATTAAGTAGCGACGATTTAAAAACTGCCATTGAGGATATCACATCACTTAGCAACAAAGCTGTTATAGAAAAAATAATAGACGCTTACAAAGCTTAA
- the glmS gene encoding glutamine--fructose-6-phosphate transaminase (isomerizing) yields MCGIVGYVGDRDASGVILDGLSRLEYRGYDSAGIAVSSGDKLIVKKKQGRLKNLQDYIDKNPIEGHVAIGHTRWATHGKPSDENSHPHSNATESISVVHNGIIENYIEIKKELIEKGYEFLSDTDTEVLAHLLDLYLEEDFFATIQKVLKKVKGSYGLGILNTKYPDTVFCARKDSPLVIGLGKDENFIASDVPALLKYTKDVYFLENGEIGIVKKDSVEVYDIEKNEIKKEMVTIEWSLEQATKAGYPHFMLKEINEQPEGIRETIKRRVDENNLIHFDDINLGKEELKAIKDIYIIACGTAYNAGLQGRFALQKIAKIKADADIASEFRYSDPFMDETTLVILVSQSGETLDTLAALREAKLKGAKTLAITNVIGSSIAREADNVIYTWAGPEIAVASTKAYTTQVVVFYMLSLYIAKLKEIITDEDYTTILNGLNEVPEKIEKIIAQEDKIKAIAEKIKDCTQGFYLGRGLDYSVATEASLKMKEVAYMHTEAFASGELKHGTIALIEDDIPVVAITTQSSLFEKSVSNIKEVKARGAYVISVTQENNKVVEEVSDEVIYIPETDDLIAGITAIVPLQLLAYHVSAMRGIDVDKPRNLAKSVTVE; encoded by the coding sequence ATGTGTGGAATTGTAGGTTATGTAGGAGACAGAGATGCCAGTGGGGTTATCTTAGACGGATTAAGCAGATTAGAGTATAGGGGATACGACTCAGCAGGTATTGCTGTAAGTTCTGGAGATAAGTTAATTGTAAAAAAGAAGCAGGGAAGGCTGAAAAATTTACAGGACTATATCGATAAAAATCCTATAGAGGGACATGTGGCTATAGGTCATACTAGATGGGCTACTCACGGGAAGCCATCTGATGAAAATTCTCACCCTCACTCAAATGCCACCGAAAGTATTTCTGTTGTTCACAATGGTATAATAGAAAACTATATAGAAATAAAAAAAGAATTAATTGAAAAAGGATATGAGTTTCTTTCAGATACAGACACAGAGGTATTGGCTCATCTTCTAGATTTATATTTAGAAGAAGACTTTTTTGCCACTATTCAGAAAGTTCTGAAAAAAGTAAAAGGTTCTTATGGACTTGGGATATTAAATACAAAATATCCAGATACTGTATTTTGTGCTAGAAAAGACAGTCCTTTAGTAATAGGTCTTGGGAAAGATGAAAACTTCATAGCTTCTGACGTTCCTGCTCTTCTAAAGTATACTAAAGATGTATATTTTCTTGAAAACGGAGAGATAGGTATTGTGAAGAAAGACTCTGTAGAAGTATATGACATAGAGAAAAATGAGATAAAAAAAGAAATGGTTACAATCGAATGGTCTTTAGAGCAGGCTACCAAAGCCGGATATCCTCATTTCATGCTAAAAGAGATAAATGAACAACCAGAGGGAATAAGAGAGACAATAAAAAGAAGGGTAGATGAAAATAATCTTATCCATTTTGATGATATTAACCTAGGTAAAGAAGAACTTAAAGCTATAAAAGATATTTATATCATAGCCTGTGGTACAGCTTACAATGCTGGCCTTCAAGGGAGGTTCGCACTACAGAAGATAGCAAAAATAAAGGCAGATGCTGATATTGCCTCAGAATTCAGATATTCAGATCCTTTCATGGATGAAACAACTCTTGTAATACTGGTAAGTCAGTCTGGTGAAACTCTAGATACTTTGGCAGCTCTTCGTGAGGCCAAACTAAAAGGTGCTAAAACATTAGCAATAACAAACGTTATAGGGTCATCAATAGCAAGAGAAGCAGACAATGTAATCTATACATGGGCAGGTCCTGAAATCGCAGTTGCATCTACAAAGGCTTATACAACTCAAGTAGTTGTTTTCTACATGCTTTCACTTTATATTGCAAAACTTAAAGAGATAATCACTGATGAGGATTATACAACAATTTTAAACGGACTTAATGAAGTACCTGAAAAAATTGAAAAAATAATTGCTCAGGAAGATAAGATAAAGGCAATAGCTGAAAAAATAAAAGACTGTACTCAAGGTTTTTACCTAGGAAGAGGACTTGATTATAGTGTGGCAACAGAGGCTTCTCTAAAAATGAAGGAAGTTGCTTATATGCATACAGAGGCATTTGCTTCTGGAGAATTAAAGCATGGTACTATTGCCCTTATAGAGGATGATATACCTGTAGTTGCAATAACTACTCAGTCTAGCCTTTTTGAAAAGTCCGTTTCTAATATAAAAGAGGTAAAAGCAAGAGGAGCCTATGTAATATCTGTTACTCAAGAAAATAACAAAGTGGTAGAGGAAGTTTCTGATGAAGTAATCTATATCCCTGAAACAGATGACCTTATTGCGGGAATAACTGCAATTGTACCACTTCAACTTTTAGCCTACCATGTATCAGCTATGAGAGGAATAGATGTTGATAAACCTAGAAACTTAGCAAAATCAGTTACAGTAGAATAG
- a CDS encoding PTS sugar transporter subunit IIA, protein MKIKLKKIPEFLSHIIVENIPLFIIIGILNFFDLGDLRLFLYKVIMPLVIAYTSGAAVEKKYGGITAVIIIGGVLSRYNVDTLLEPVFIGALSGFAIKKYHDFLEKYKFPGFEMLLNNLGVAFISLGLVIILNKVLPFYEGFRTIFYKNIISNLFKTGYLPLYSIIIEPAKVLFMNNFVNHGIFSVLGLSELNEKGKSIFFLLETNPGPGMGLLLAYFFREKEKKKKKEALSNIFIQSIGGIHEVYFPYVLRNLRLILPLILGGMSGIFLFSIFDSGLMGVASPGSIFLITVLTPAQNRLTLLLAVAVSASVTFFLSYIMIRQEDMARDKIKTNESKKLFPDIKTDFAQNKNYNSIYIVCDAGMGSSAMGATFLRRKLEKAGLKDINVGNCSIDKIKSENPDIIIVHRQLLERVKKEVNNAEIVIVDDFLDPKPYDLLVEKTKNYKTIKNPTTQEDKILEHSNIELGLKRIKKEEALKKIGESMIQRGYVEPYYLDSIFEREKISNTYLDNGIAIPHGTFEGKVYIKKTGIVIHQYPYGIDFENGNTAYVLIGIAALEDEHTEIISKIADIVEDEKLAETLTTAIEVEEIYKILCLEDDRA, encoded by the coding sequence ATGAAGATAAAACTAAAAAAGATTCCAGAATTTCTGAGTCATATAATTGTAGAAAATATACCACTTTTTATAATTATAGGAATACTTAACTTCTTCGATTTGGGAGATTTAAGATTATTCCTGTATAAGGTTATCATGCCCTTGGTTATCGCCTATACATCTGGGGCTGCAGTAGAAAAAAAATATGGAGGCATAACTGCCGTAATTATAATCGGGGGAGTACTGTCTCGATATAACGTAGACACTTTATTAGAACCAGTTTTTATAGGAGCTTTGTCAGGATTTGCCATAAAAAAATATCATGATTTCCTGGAGAAATATAAATTTCCAGGTTTTGAAATGCTTCTTAATAATCTTGGGGTCGCATTTATAAGCTTAGGTCTTGTAATCATATTAAACAAAGTACTTCCATTTTATGAAGGGTTCCGAACTATCTTTTATAAAAATATAATTTCAAACCTCTTCAAAACAGGTTATCTGCCGCTTTATTCGATAATAATAGAGCCTGCAAAGGTTCTTTTTATGAATAACTTCGTCAACCACGGTATTTTTTCAGTTTTAGGTCTTTCTGAACTCAATGAAAAGGGAAAATCTATTTTTTTTCTTTTAGAAACAAATCCTGGGCCTGGAATGGGACTGCTTTTAGCTTATTTTTTCAGGGAAAAGGAAAAAAAGAAAAAAAAGGAAGCCCTTTCAAATATCTTTATACAGTCTATAGGTGGAATCCACGAGGTATATTTCCCTTATGTTCTAAGAAACCTTAGATTAATTTTACCTTTGATTTTAGGCGGAATGTCTGGTATATTTTTATTTTCAATATTTGACTCTGGCCTTATGGGAGTAGCCTCTCCAGGAAGCATTTTTCTCATAACTGTTTTGACACCTGCACAGAACCGACTTACTCTACTACTTGCAGTAGCAGTCTCTGCATCTGTTACTTTCTTCCTATCTTATATTATGATAAGGCAGGAAGATATGGCAAGAGACAAGATAAAAACAAATGAATCAAAGAAACTTTTTCCAGATATTAAAACTGATTTTGCTCAAAACAAAAATTATAATAGTATTTATATAGTCTGCGATGCAGGAATGGGTTCAAGTGCCATGGGAGCTACATTTTTGAGACGTAAATTAGAAAAAGCCGGCTTGAAAGATATAAATGTGGGAAACTGTTCTATAGACAAGATAAAATCAGAAAACCCTGATATAATAATAGTTCACAGGCAGCTTCTTGAAAGAGTAAAAAAAGAGGTTAATAATGCAGAAATAGTCATCGTAGATGATTTTCTCGATCCAAAACCATACGATCTGCTTGTTGAAAAAACAAAAAATTATAAAACTATTAAAAATCCTACCACTCAAGAGGATAAAATACTAGAGCATTCAAATATAGAGCTAGGACTAAAAAGGATAAAAAAAGAAGAGGCTCTTAAAAAAATCGGTGAGTCCATGATACAAAGAGGATATGTAGAACCTTATTACCTAGATAGTATATTTGAAAGGGAAAAAATATCGAATACATACCTTGATAATGGAATTGCTATTCCTCACGGAACATTTGAAGGGAAAGTTTATATTAAAAAGACAGGAATAGTTATACATCAGTACCCCTACGGAATTGATTTTGAAAATGGAAACACCGCCTATGTACTTATAGGCATCGCAGCCTTAGAGGACGAGCATACTGAAATAATTTCCAAAATAGCAGATATTGTAGAGGATGAGAAACTTGCAGAGACACTTACTACGGCTATAGAGGTTGAAGAAATTTACAAAATACTATGTTTGGAGGATGACCGTGCTTAA